One Kazachstania africana CBS 2517 chromosome 5, complete genome DNA window includes the following coding sequences:
- the NNR2 gene encoding NADHX dehydratase (similar to Saccharomyces cerevisiae YKL151C; ancestral locus Anc_5.256): MLSKLSHKELIKLAGKSCVPPLSPKFHKGQSGGRVCIVGGCEDYTGAPFFSAHATALMGCDLTHVICEKNAATVIKSYSPNLMVHPYLRDNGSKSEMDKIKSLLQRIHVTVIGPGLGRDDSMLNAVKEIIRYILEEHEGDIPIVIDADGLYLVCQDKEVRDMLKKFPVGRIILTPNVVEFKRICDALTGGKADEIDGNKRMGAFIANELKCIVVQKGTSDQIFSPANASSMLVNSQEGSNKRVGGQGDTLTGCIACMLAYSRAMYDFKLCGDPHQDKKDDKLQWVDYAMLSCYAGCTITRECARLAFKATGRAMQTTDLNNRVGEVFNKIFP; this comes from the coding sequence ATGCTCTCAAAATTATCACACAAAGAGCTGATCAAATTGGCTGGAAAAAGTTGTGTACCTCCATTGTCACCCAAGTTTCATAAGGGTCAATCTGGTGGAAGAGTGTGTATCGTAGGTGGATGCGAAGATTACACCGGTGCTCCTTTCTTTAGCGCCCATGCTACAGCACTGATGGGATGTGATTTGACACATGTCATATGTGAGAAGAACGCAGCAACGGTGATTAAATCATATTCGCCAAATCTAATGGTGCACCCTTATCTTAGGGACAATGGTTCGAAAAGTGAAATGGACAAGATTAAGTCTTTATTACAAAGAATTCATGTTACCGTTATTGGTCCAGGTCTTGGAAGAGATGACAGTATGCTGAATGCTGTCAAGGAAATTATTCGATACATCCTGGAGGAGCACGAGGGTGATATACCTATTGTAATTGATGCGGATGGTTTGTATTTGGTTTGTCAAGACAAAGAAGTTCGTGACatgttgaagaaattccCTGTGGGGAGAATAATCTTGACTCCCAATGTTGTagaatttaaaagaatatgTGATGCACTAACAGGTGGCAAAGCTGATGAGATAGATGGTAATAAACGGATGGGGGCCTTTATTGctaatgaattaaaatgTATTGTAGTACAAAAGGGGACTTCAGATCAGATATTTTCCCCAGCAAATGCAAGTAGCATGTTAGTAAATTCACAGGAGGGAAGTAATAAGAGAGTCGGTGGTCAAGGTGATACATTGACTGGTTGCATAGCATGTATGCTAGCATACAGTCGTGCTATGTATGATTTCAAGTTATGCGGTGACCCACACCAGGACAAAAAGGATGACAAACTGCAGTGGGTAGATTATGCAATGTTAAGTTGCTACGCTGGATGTACCATCACTCGTGAATGTGCTCGTCTAGCATTCAAAGCTACTGGTCGTGCAATGCAAACGACAGATTTGAACAACCGAGTAGGTGAAGTGtttaacaaaatatttccGTAA
- the GPM1 gene encoding phosphoglycerate mutase GPM1 (similar to Saccharomyces cerevisiae GPM1 (YKL152C); ancestral locus Anc_5.257): protein MPKLVLVRHGQSEWNEKNLFTGWVDVRLSAIGEKEAARAGELLKEKNVMPDVLYTSKLSRAIQTANIALSKADRLWIPVNRSWRLNERHYGALQGKDKAATLEQYGEEKFTTWRRSYDVPPPPIEDDSEFSQKNDVRYKDVDPNVLPATESLALVIDRLLPYWQDVISKDLLEGKTVMIAAHGNSLRGLVKHLEGISDADIAKLNIPTGIPLVFELDENLKPSKPSYYLDPEAAAAGAAAVAAQGKKK from the coding sequence ATGCCAAAGTTAGTTTTAGTAAGACACGGTCAATCCGAATGGAACGAAAAGAACTTATTCACCGGTTGGGTTGATGTCAGATTATCTGCCATCGGTGAAAAAGAAGCTGCCAGAGCTGGTGAATTattaaaggaaaagaaCGTTATGCCAGATGTTTTATACACTTCCAAATTATCCAGAGCTATCCAAACCGCTAACATTGCTTTATCTAAGGCTGACAGATTATGGATCCCAGTCAACAGATCTTGGAGATTAAACGAAAGACACTACGGTGCTTTACAAGGTAAGGACAAGGCTGCTACCTTAGAACAATACggtgaagaaaaattcaccACCTGGAGAAGATCTTACGATGTTCCACCACCACCAATTGAAGATGACTCTGAATTCTCTCAAAAGAACGATGTCAGATACAAGGACGTTGATCCAAACGTTTTACCAGCTACTGAATCTTTAGCTTTAGTCATTGACAGATTATTACCATACTGGCAAGATGTTATCTCTAAGGACTTATTAGAAGGTAAGACTGTTATGATCGCTGCCCACGGTAACTCCTTAAGAGGTTTAGTCAAGCACTTAGAAGGTATCTCTGATGCTGACATTGCCAAGTTAAACATCCCAACTGGTATTCCATTAGTTTTCGAATTAGACGAAAACTTAAAGCCATCTAAGCCATCTTACTACTTAGACCCAGaagctgctgctgctggtGCCGCTGCTGTCGCTGCTCAAggtaagaagaaataa
- the KAFR0E01730 gene encoding uncharacterized protein (similar to Saccharomyces cerevisiae YIL102C-A; ancestral locus Anc_5.262) → MCKFILLSAAAVYYFTWLLSQMFNFDNSFLFPIPSEYAIFLPIFLLIIAFMLVGTLLGLLLLANSEDDTKEKED, encoded by the coding sequence ATGTgcaaatttattttattatcagCTGCGGCAGTTTACTATTTTACATGGCTATTATCACAAATGTTTAATTTCGACAATTCATTTCTGTTCCCAATCCCAAGCGAGTACGCCAtatttttaccaattttcCTACTGATTATAGCATTTATGCTAGTAGGCACATTACTTGGGCTTCTCTTACTTGCTAATTCTGAGGATGACACAAAGGAGAAGGAAGATTAA
- the KAFR0E01740 gene encoding uncharacterized protein (similar to Saccharomyces cerevisiae YHR022C; ancestral locus Anc_5.266) produces the protein MSGILLYEMNHNQYPRCFDLKASRIMVMGDSLSGKTSLILRYVNGSYSEIQQGAYFEDIYSKHINFQALLNYLPQCRPTSASQELRQYLSTCHNDHNIYTKRSPTIDVQILDAAPFEIADFSDLRNEQILQSDAFILCYDPTNRESFLNLRTYQRRIERVRGLDCGIPIIIVSTKSDLLSETKISNDEVFELLSRYELSSEDDFFEISSKDNFNIRELFFDLLIRIEKDKFNQREKITLEQDGLDNSNEKESENPRNPAASRASSTTASSKVTMEDRSSENAEKLSSREKTSTYNPKRTITNSSTRKNMKTGTNSRNLKRDKPQYLENKSTPKQSNANCCTIF, from the coding sequence ATGTCTGGTATTTTACTGTATGAAATGAATCACAATCAATATCCAAGATGTTTTGATCTTAAAGCATCGAGGATAATGGTTATGGGAGATAGTCTATCTGGGAAAACTTCTCTAATTTTAAGATACGTTAATGGCTCATATTCTGAAATTCAACAAGGTGCctattttgaagatatcTATAGTAAACATATCAATTTCCAAGCTCTATTGAATTACTTACCGCAATGTCGGCCAACTTCTGCTAGTCAAGAACTACGACAATACCTATCCACTTGTCATAATGAccataatatatatacaaagaGAAGTCCAACTATTGACGTTCAAATTCTTGATGCGGCACCATTTGAAATTGCtgatttttcagatttaAGAAATGAACAAATTTTGCAGTCTGATGCTTTCATCTTATGTTACGATCCAACGAATAGAGAATCTTTCTTAAATCTAAGAACatatcaaagaagaatagAAAGGGTAAGAGGTTTAGATTGTGGTattccaataataatagtatcAACAAAATCTGATCTACTTTCAGAAACTAAAATCTCTAATGATGAAGTATTTGAATTACTAAGTAGATATGAATTATCatctgaagatgatttttttgaaatctctTCAAAggataatttcaatattagaGAATTATTCTTTGATCTATTAATTAGAATAGAAAAGgataaattcaatcaaagagagaaaataaCGCTTGAACAAGATGGACTCGATAATTCTAATGAGAAGGAAAGTGAGAATCCTCGGAATCCAGCTGCTTCGCGTGCTTCAAGTACAACTGCTAGTTCAAAAGTTACTATGGAAGACCGTTCTTCTGAAAAcgctgaaaaattatcaagCAGAGAAAAGACAAGCACATATAACCCAAAAAGGACAATAACTAATTCATCAACACgaaagaatatgaaaacAGGTACCAATTCCCGTAACTTAAAGAGAGATAAACCTCAATActtagaaaataaatctacTCCTAAACAAAGTAATGCTAACTGCTGCACAATCTTTTGA
- the MYO1 gene encoding myosin 1 (similar to Saccharomyces cerevisiae MYO1 (YHR023W); ancestral locus Anc_5.267): MGDPQLTSIWVPHETETFVKAEFTSKISKRNPSKNVEEEFANVKLIDTNENKQFPIRDVHPVNPPSFDKIDDMSELTHLNEPSVLYNLENRYKDDLIYTYSGLFLVAINPYSNIKTYSQEYIDLYNGSSKDENKPHIFAVAEEAYQNLLTEKLNQSILVTGESGAGKTENTKKILQYLAAITSSKNKSTNVLQTPTLEKVEGFEMKILQSNPILESFGNSQTVRNNNSSRFGKFIKIEFDERGKINGAHIEWYLLEKSRVVNQHKEERNYHIFYEFLNGLSENELHSKYKLPSNSISDYKYLSASNHIIPGVNDKANFDELLKAFSTVGFSQGEVEDILKIISITLHIGNVEFVSEKTEQAAFKNDTTDLTELLGIENSEFNTAILKPKSKAGKEWVSQSKNATQARFILNSLSRTLYELLFSHIVERINKSLDHGSMTANYIGLLDIAGFEIFKHNSFEQLCINYTNEKLQQFFNHHMFVLEQTEYVKENIQWDYIDYGKDLQSTIDLIEQKLSPSGILPLLDEESILPKSTDNSFFEKLINSWEKKSDRFKRSKLEHCFVLKHYAGDVEYDVEGWLSKNKDPLNENLSNVLSNSKNNLIAKFFNKDTTDNKDDTPSSHKNRSHGKSLRTASSRHREQQIYLLNQLNTTHPHFVRCIIPNNLKMARNFDRRLILDQLRCNGVLEGIRIAREGYPNRIFFKEFYQRYNILTSAEDGITFNKRDFKRNSQLILSSLSLDPSLFKVGNTKLFFKAGVLATLENKKENRIMQITSSFNSAIRGSIVRRHTTIQQRKLKSARIIGTTFRKYNELMNDPWFNLFTKVKPLLSSAQDISRAKKFNEQIKELKIAIEKKEQEKISILDLHKDVSNELREVRQLLQQESENLEEKEKLLADNETKRIILEKELEKELELKELHETKQKKSVQEYESLQEQIISTKNLLSEKEDCISNLTSKNKVLLDDIAKLKSLSSSKTSEYENLISENEKLVKKLEELERIEQEKQSEIDTLQKKLNSSKQNLDIKLVTLEKNCNAAMSRLQGLVNENISLRSDIDSLKKEKQKIDLLLSKKVTEVERLSNKIENNYKEMEAVSKQRDTVVSEHDKLGKELKEANQKYLDMKQKYEELEGSFTALQKRFSNDEKQNEQSKGASSKIETLENRLNQEISLNTYLTSRLSSTRNNENIDDSILLGGSDMKEENLIEKYMEMKIKLKETSRLLEEEINERKNLISRLSFTETRLASSSFDFQQARAQVKKLKEIIEKSGIEVDIDFDLSKISTKDDVNIEKLILEVQYLKRQLDVETKAHYDAENVAAALHEKFTKIQRVDSSSDIYKLKFEASEQKVKSLENKIKHMPLKDRTNLQSSGEIFRNRKEYSKIDEELKAYKFENYKLQEHVDESYNLINKLNFEMKQASSKEALLNEQIQMLAKDLEGTERQKELFANTVKQQKAQYESCLNDLHENEKQLKDYINALMQAEEDIKSMTEIIEKLKAQNKQKDKAIWEKETAKNDLEMKLQECELELKRIQGINKMLTSDLSHFKERVAEATDTSQYENEIKELKDQLDMGFKTESSLRKEISTLNYKLETLNNDYEAKISDLLKQNEHYARVTETLNNEKDETIASKVELSKEYQALLLRSNDLSSNVELLINENGRLKSELESSRDAITKSSAEFGELSQEKEDILNKMKYLEETLELQKEQSERNEELVQNLQKDINYFREKYDNEKQKNINLFEENQTLVRQSEQLGSKLQSLNEKLSDTREKDAWLSKISELEEMLSSETDEKYNLLKGLKSQERAIQELEEKNMKQADVINLANEDRKQFEISVVQYNEQLGQLENLVSQQELQMKKATRENTLYQDKIQELEREIAFWRERYDKNNANNEQQQNSAFQTEEIMS, encoded by the coding sequence ATGGGTGACCCACAACTAACTTCTATATGGGTTCCTCATGAAACGGAAACTTTCGTTAAGGCTGAATTTACCAgtaaaatatcaaaaagaaaCCCTAGTAAGAatgtagaagaagaattcgCTAACGTTAAGTTAATAGAtaccaatgaaaataaacaatTCCCAATACGTGACGTTCATCCAGTTAATCCACCAAGTTTTGATAAAATCGATGACATGTCCGAATTAACACATCTCAATGAACCTTCTGTTCTTTATAATTTGGAGAATAGATATAAAGATGATCTTATCTATACCTATTCTGGTCTTTTTCTGGTAGCAATCAATCCTTACTCGAATATCAAGACCTACAGTCAAGAATATATCGATCTTTATAATGGCTCTTCGaaggatgaaaataaacCTCATATCTTTGCCGTAGCTGAAGAAGCTTATCAAAATCTATTAACCGAAAAGCTAAACCAATCAATATTGGTCACAGGTGAATCTGGTGCTGGTAAAACGGAAAATACTAAAAAAATCTTACAATATTTAGCTGCAATTACTTcatctaaaaataaaagcaCAAATGTATTACAAACGCCAACTTTAGAAAAGGTTGAAGGatttgaaatgaaaattttacaaagtaATCCAATCTTAGAATCATTTGGTAATTCACAAACTGTAcgtaataataattcatcaagatttggtaaatttattaaaattgaattcgATGAAAGGGGCAAAATAAATGGTGCTCATATAGAGTGGTACCTACTGGAAAAATCGAGAGTTGTCAACCAACATAAAGAGGAGAGGAATTATCATATATTCTATGAATTCCTCAATGGTCTCTCCGAAAATGAACTTCACAGTAAATATAAACTTCCATCAAACTCAATCTCGGATTACAAATATCTTTCTGCATCAAACCATATTATTCCTGGAGTTAATGACAAggcaaattttgatgaactACTAAAAGCTTTTTCAACTGTCGGCTTCTCTCAAGGAGAagttgaagatattttgaaaattatctCCATAACATTGCACATAGGCAATGTTGAATTTGTTTCAGAAAAGACTGAACAAGCcgctttcaaaaatgatacaACCGATTTGACAGAATTATTGGGAATTGAAAACTCTGAATTTAACACAGCAATTTTAAAGCCAAAGTCAAAAGCTGGGAAGGAATGGGTTTCACAATCGAAAAACGCAACACAAGCTCGCTTCATTTTAAATTCACTCTCTAGGACACTTTATGAACTTCTTTTTTCGCACATTGTTGAGCGAATAAACAAGTCACTTGACCATGGTTCAATGACAGCCAATTACATTGGTCTATTAGATATTGCAggctttgaaattttcaaacatAACTCTTTTGAACAATTGTGTATAAACTACaccaatgaaaaattacagcaatttttcaatcacCATATGTTTGTTCTCGAGCAAACTGAATACGTCAAGGAAAATATCCAGTGGGATTACATCGACTATGGAAAAGATTTGCAATCAACAATTGATCTTATTGAACAGAAACTATCACCCTCAGGTATCTTACCATTATTAGATGAGGAGTCTATTTTACCAAAGTCTACAGATAACTCCTTCttcgaaaaattgataaatagTTGGGAAAAGAAATCTGATAGGTTCAAACGTTCAAAATTGGAGCATTGCTTTGTTTTAAAACATTATGCTGGCGATGTCGAATATGACGTAGAAGGATGGTTGTCTAAAAATAAGGATCCCTTAAATGAAAACCTCTCAAATGTGTTGTCAAATTCTAAAAACAATTTAATTgctaaatttttcaataaagacACTACGGACAATAAAGATGATACACCTTCTTCCCACAAGAATCGTTCACATGGAAAATCCCTGAGGACTGCATCTTCCCGTCATAGAGAGCAGCAAATATATTTACTTAATCAACTTAACACTACACACCCTCACTTCGTTCGTTGCATTATTCCCAACAACTTGAAGATGGCCAGAAACTTTGATCGAAGATTAATCTTGGATCAATTACGTTGTAACGGTGTCTTGGAAGGAATAAGAATTGCTAGAGAAGGTTATCCtaatagaatttttttcaaggagttttatcaaagatatAATATTCTCACATCTGCCGAAGATGGAATCacattcaataaaagaGACTTCAAAAGGAATTCACAACTGATATTATCATCACTATCTCTAGACCCTAGCCTCTTCAAGGTTGGTAATACGAagctttttttcaaagctgGTGTCTTGGCAACGTTGGAGAATAAGAAAGAGAATAGAATTATGCAGATAACctcatcattcaattctgcCATCAGAGGTTCGATAGTGAGACGTCATACTACAATTCAACAAAGGAAACTAAAATCTGCCCGTATAATTGGGACTACATTCAGGAAGTACAATGAATTAATGAATGATCCTTGGTTCAATTTATTCACAAAAGTAAAACCATTACTTTCTTCTGCACAAGATATTTCCAGAgccaagaaatttaatgaacAAATTAAGGAACTGAAAATtgccattgaaaagaaagaacaagagAAAATTAGCATCTTAGATTTACATAAAGATGTTTCTAATGAATTGAGGGAGGTACGACAGTTGCTACAACAAGAATCGGAGAACTTAGAGgagaaagagaaattatTAGCTGACAATGAAACGAAAAGAATTATCCTAGAGAAAGAATTAGAGAAAGAATTAGAGCTAAAGGAGCTGCATGAAACGAAGCAGAAAAAATCAGTCCAAGAATATGAGTCCCTTCAAGAGCAAATTATTTCAACGAAAAACCTGTTATCGGAAAAGGAAGACTGTATTAGTAACCTAACGTCCAAAAACAAAGTGCTACTTGATGATATTGCCAAATTGAAGTCTCTCAGCTCCTCAAAGACATCCGAGTATGAGAACCTAATATCTGAAAATGAGAAGCTGGTGAAAAAACTGGAAGAATTAGAGCGTATTGAACAAGAGAAGCAATCAGAGATTGATACTTTACAGAAAAAGTTGAACAGCTCCAAACAAAATCTCGACATCAAGCTTGTCACtctggaaaaaaattgtaatgCTGCTATGTCAAGATTACAAGGTTTagttaatgaaaatattagtTTACGTTCAGACATAGACAGTCTCAAAAAGGagaaacagaaaattgATCTGcttttatcaaaaaaagtCACTGAGGTTGAAAGGTTGAGtaacaaaattgaaaataattaCAAAGAGATGGAAGCAGTTTCCAAGCAACGCGATACCGTTGTCTCAGAGCATGATAAACTAGGAAAGGAGCTAAAAGAGGccaatcaaaaatatctaGAcatgaaacaaaaatatgaaGAGTTGGAGGGGAGCTTTACTGCCTTACAAAAACGTTTTTCTAATGATGAGAAACAAAATGAACAGTCAAAGGGGGCAAgctcaaaaattgaaactttAGAAAACCGTCTTAACCAGGAAATATCCTTGAACACTTACCTGACTAGCAGGCTCTCTTCAACTAGAAATAATGAGAATATTGATGATAGCATCTTGCTTGGCGGATCTGACATGAAGGAAGAGAATCTCATTGAAAAGTATAtggaaatgaaaattaAGCTGAAAGAAACAAGTAGATTgcttgaagaagaaataaatgaaaGGAAGAATTTAATCTCAAGATTAAGTTTTACTGAGACGAGACTAgcgtcttcttcatttgatttCCAACAAGCGAGAGCACAAGTGAAAAAActtaaagaaattattgaaaaatcgGGAATAGAAGTTGATatagattttgatttaagCAAAATCTCAACAAAAGATGATGTGAACATCGAAAAACTAATTCTTGAAGTACAATACTTGAAGAGACAGCTAGATGTTGAAACTAAAGCACATTATGATGCTGAAAATGTTGCTGCTGCCCTACACGAAAAATTcacaaaaattcaaagagtAGACTCATCTTCTGACATCTATAAATTGAAGTTTGAGGCCAGCGAGCAAAAAGTGAAATCCctagaaaataaaatcaagCATATGCCTCTGAAAGATAGAACCAATCTACAGTCGAGTGGAGAAATCTTCAGAAACAGAAAGgaatattccaaaattgatgaagaattaaaagcttataaatttgaaaactatAAATTACAGGAGCATGTTGATGAATCATATAACCtcattaataaattaaattttgagatGAAACAGGCATCTTCCAAGGAAGCCTTACTGAATGAACAGATACAGATGTTAGCAAAAGACTTGGAGGGAACAGAAAGGCAGAAAGAACTGTTTGCTAACACTGTAAAACAACAGAAAGCACAGTATGAAAGCTGCCTCAATGATTTgcatgaaaatgaaaagcaGCTAAAAGATTACATCAATGCGTTGATGCaagctgaagaagatattaaGAGTATGACTgagattattgaaaaattgaaagcCCAAAATAAGCAGAAAGACAAAGCAATCTGGGAGAAAGAAACAGCAAAAAACGATCTGGAAATGAAACTTCAAGAGTGTGAATTGGAGCTGAAAAGGATACAAGGGATTAACAAAATGCTAACGTCGGATTTATCTCATTTTAAGGAGAGGGTAGCAGAAGCAACAGATACCTCAcaatatgaaaatgaaataaaagaaCTAAAGGATCAATTAGATATGGGTTTTAAGACCGAGAGTTCATTGAGAAAGGAAATTTCTACGTTGAACTACAAATTGGAAACGTTGAATAATGATTATGAAGCCAAAATATCGGATCTTCTAAAGCAAAATGAACACTATGCGAGAGTCACAGAGActttgaataatgaaaagGATGAAACTATTGCCTCTAAAGTTGAATTGAGTAAAGAATACCAGGCACTATTGTTGAGGTCTAATGATCTGTCATCAAACGTGGAATTGCTAATAAACGAAAATGGTCGACTTAAGTCAGAGCTTGAAAGTTCAAGGGACGCAATAACGAAGTCGAGTGCAGAATTCGGTGAACTTTCTCAGGAAAAAGAGGACATTTTAAATaagatgaaatatttagaAGAAACCCTGGAACTGCAGAAAGAACAAAGcgaaagaaatgaagagCTGGTTCAAAACCTTCAAAAAGACATCAATTATTTCAGAGAGAAGtatgataatgaaaaacaaaagaataTCAATCTCTTCGAGGAAAATCAGACTTTGGTCAGGCAAAGTGAACAGCTTGGTTCTAAACTCCAAAGTTTGAATGAGAAGTTATCTGATACACGTGAGAAGGATGCTTGGTTGTCGAAGATTAGCGAATTAGAGGAAATGCTATCTTCTGAAACAGATGAGAAGTATAACCTACTAAAAGGCCTAAAGAGCCAAGAACGTGCTATTcaagaattggaagaaaaaaatatgaaacaAGCAGATGTCATTAACCTTGCTAATGAAGATAGAAAgcaatttgaaattagtgTAGTGCAGTATAACGAACAACTTGGACAACTAGAGAATCTTGTGTCACAACAAGAActacaaatgaaaaaggCTACTAGGGAAAACACTTTATATCAAGATAAAATACAAGAACTAGAGAGAGAAATTGCATTTTGGAGAGAGAGATATGATAAAAACAATGCAAATAATGAACAACAGCAAAATTCGGCGTTTCAAACGGAGGAAATTATGAGCTAA
- the MAS2 gene encoding mitochondrial-processing protease subunit alpha (similar to Saccharomyces cerevisiae MAS2 (YHR024C); ancestral locus Anc_5.268), translating to MFRASVRRLSSLASKNEYQLTKLSNGLRVATSNVPGHFSALGLYIGAGSRFETNNLKGCTHILDRLAFQSTTNVDGRTMTETLELLGGNYQCTSSRESMMYQASVFNQDVDKMLRLMAETVRFPNITEKELNDQKLAAQYEIDEVWMKPDLLLPELLHTTAFSGETLGSPLLCPREVVPSISKKSLTEYREGLYTPENTVAAFVGVSHEKALEYVSKYFSDWNSQKLPIMQKRAHYTGGETCIPPIKPFGNLPELYHIQIAFEGLPIDHPDIYALATLQTLLGGGGSFSAGGPGKGMYSRLYSHVLNQYYFVESCTSFNHTYSDSGLFGISLSCIPEAAPQAAEIVAIQFHNIFANKKLRPTDEEVSRAKNQLKSSLLMNLESKLVELEDMGRQIQLRNTKVPIKEMVSRIEKLTKDDIIRVAETVVTGKVQNPGKGTGKATVVMQGKRDAFGKVTDVLEYYGLGSTN from the coding sequence ATGTTTAGAGCTTCGGTAAGAAGGTTGTCATCATTGGCTTCCAAGAATGAATATCAGCTAAcgaaattatcaaatggTCTCAGGGTTGCTACTTCAAATGTTCCTGGCCATTTTAGTGCATTGGGTCTGTATATTGGTGCAGGATCCCGTTTTGAAACCAATAACCTAAAAGGCTGCACACACATTCTGGATCGTCTTGCTTTTCAATCCACTACAAATGTAGACGGTAGAACGATGACAGAAACTCTGGAGTTATTGGGAGGTAACTATCAATGTACTTCCTCGAGAGAATCTATGATGTATCAAGCCTCTGTGTTTAATCAAGATGTGGATAAAATGTTGCGATTAATGGCGGAAACCGTAAGATTTCCTAACATTactgaaaaagaattgaatgacCAAAAACTGGCTGCACAGTATGAAATCGATGAAGTTTGGATGAAACCTGACTTGTTACTACCTGAGTTACTACACACTACTGCTTTTTCGGGTGAAACTCTTGGGTCTCCATTATTATGTCCTCGTGAGGTTGTTCCATCCATTTCCAAAAAGTCACTTACAGAATATAGAGAGGGTCTGTATACTCCTGAGAATACAGTAGCAGCATTTGTTGGTGTATCTCATGAAAAGGCACTGGAATATGTTTCGAAATATTTTAGTGATTGGAATTCTCAGAAACTTCCAATTATGCAGAAGAGAGCTCATTACACTGGTGGAGAGACATGCATTCCTCCAATAAAGCCATTCGGAAATTTGCCTGAATTATATCATATCCAAATTGCATTTGAAGGTTTACCAATTGACCATCCAGACATATATGCGCTTGCTACATTACAAACACTACTTGGTGGGGGAGGGTCGTTCAGTGCTGGTGGACCAGGAAAGGGGATGTATTCAAGATTATATTCTCATGTCTTGAATCAGTACTATTTCGTTGAAAGCTGTACCTCTTTCAACCACACATACTCCGATTCTGGACTTTTTGGTATCTCATTGTCGTGTATCCCAGAGGCTGCCCCACAAGCTGCAGAAATTGTAGCCATACAATTCCACAATATATTCGCCAATAAAAAGCTCAGACCcactgatgaagaagtatCACGAGCTAAGAATCAGCTCAAATCTTCTCTGCTAATGAATCTTGAATCCAAATTAGTAGAGTTAGAAGATATGGGAAGACAAATTCAACTGCGTAACACTAAAGTTCCAATCAAAGAAATGGTCTCCAGGATCGAGAAATTAACCAAAGATGACATAATCCGCGTTGCAGAAACGGTTGTCACCGGTAAGGTTCAAAATCCTGGTAAAGGAACTGGCAAAGCTACTGTTGTCATGCAAGGGAAGAGAGATGCGTTTGGAAAAGTAACAGATGTCTTGGAATATTATGGACTGGGTTCCACTAATTAG